The following proteins are encoded in a genomic region of Gimesia algae:
- a CDS encoding DUF1559 domain-containing protein: MIAFSPRPARRFGFTLIELLVVIAIIAILIALLLPAVQQAREAARRSQCKNNMKQIGLALHNYHDVYITFPIGSRTPNDQPNNWRFALLPYMDQANIYEKAKTGPGSDVDFWEGGGGTYNGDTLLFKDKVITPIYMCPSSADPAISYANGELGQGSQSHMYVGIMGAYPDPAGNSNVSYETQYNSFATNNGTLLINECRGLRDITDGSSNTIVIGEQSRISNSSPVLKRSDYTSGWAGTSVAGTVAQWIAGSPMQHKFGTGVTSVFHSPNPSSTGSEANAQWDWNTPLTSYHTGGVHVLLGDGAVRFLGDNTDLVLIQKLCVRNDGQTIGEW; encoded by the coding sequence ATGATTGCGTTCTCTCCGCGCCCGGCGCGTCGTTTTGGATTCACATTGATCGAGTTGCTGGTCGTCATCGCGATTATTGCGATTCTGATTGCCCTGCTCTTACCAGCCGTACAACAGGCCCGCGAAGCAGCCCGTCGCAGTCAGTGTAAAAATAACATGAAGCAGATCGGGCTGGCTCTGCACAATTACCATGATGTATATATCACATTCCCAATCGGATCACGGACCCCTAACGACCAGCCCAACAACTGGCGTTTTGCTTTATTGCCTTATATGGATCAGGCCAATATTTATGAGAAAGCCAAAACCGGCCCGGGTTCTGATGTCGATTTCTGGGAAGGGGGCGGCGGCACCTACAATGGAGACACGCTGCTCTTCAAAGACAAAGTCATTACACCAATCTATATGTGCCCCTCCAGTGCAGACCCCGCGATCAGCTATGCCAACGGAGAGTTGGGGCAGGGTTCACAGTCACACATGTATGTCGGCATCATGGGTGCTTACCCTGACCCCGCCGGCAACTCTAATGTCTCCTACGAAACACAGTACAACAGTTTCGCCACAAACAATGGAACCCTGTTAATCAACGAATGTCGTGGTTTGCGAGATATCACCGACGGCAGTTCAAATACAATTGTCATCGGAGAACAATCACGTATTTCCAACAGCAGTCCAGTTCTCAAACGCTCTGATTATACCTCAGGCTGGGCAGGCACAAGTGTCGCAGGCACCGTTGCCCAATGGATCGCCGGTTCACCAATGCAACATAAGTTCGGAACCGGAGTCACTTCAGTCTTCCACAGTCCGAACCCCAGTTCCACGGGCAGCGAAGCCAATGCGCAGTGGGACTGGAACACACCGCTCACATCCTATCACACCGGCGGCGTCCACGTACTGTTGGGAGATGGCGCAGTCCGCTTCCTGGGCGACAATACGGACCTTGTTCTGATCCAGAAACTATGTGTCCGCAATGATGGCCAGACGATCGGGGAATGGTAA